DNA sequence from the Vibrio pelagius genome:
GATGATTGGATTGCTAGTATGAAGCATGAGAGTTACCTCTTATTGTCTTTGATTAGTGATTAAGCACCTTTAATCAAAGTGGGTAACTCTCTTCTTTTCAAATTGAAGTGTCAGATCTAGTCGGAACTAATACAGCTAGGGCTAACATCAATATATTACTGTTCCACCGTTTTAACCAAAAAATGATCTATAGTTAAATTTTCACTCGGCTCAATCAATCTAAACTCGACTTTCACTAAGTCGCCTTTAGCTTTAAATTGGTTTAAAGTAAGTTTTAAATCTTGATCCGTTGCATCTATATTGTGCGCAACCTGGCGGCCATCGATAAACACATCAAAAGGCTTTTGCCCTCTTTCTATTACTGTTTCAATTGTATAGCTGTCGCCCTCTACAGCATAAAATACACTTTGAATGCTTCCGTCACTTAGCCATTTTGTTTCGTTGAAATCGACGTTGCCAGCGCGCCAGTAAGAATAAAACGCATGTAAGTTATCAATATCGTTTTGTGTTTCCGGCGTCCATTTAACCACATCAAAATCAATTGGCTCTACATAGCTAAAGCCATGCTCTTTCATTGTCTTGTGAATGAATGGTAGGCGCGCTATCACATCATCAAATGTGTCAGTCCAGCCACCGATTTCACTAGTACCATACTGCAAACCAATCTCACCGATTAAGTATAGTTCACCGTCTCTTTCAATCGTGATACCTGAACCTGAATCACCATGAATTGAAAGCCAATTTAAGTTAGTCTTTTCTAATGTATTGAAATCATATGAATATTCAGCAAGCCAACGGTCCTCATATTCACTGTGCATCACCTGTTTAGTTCCACCGTTTCTGTGGTTGTAATTGCCGTAACCGATTTGATTAACCTCGTAAACTTTCGAGTAATCAAACATCCCCTCTTTAGGCAGCTTTGCTGGCTTAATATCTGTGATTGGCGTATCTAGTCGAACAAGAGCGAAATCACCAAAACCGCGATCATTTTTATATGGGAAATTGTATTCTCCAAATTGACCAGCCGGATCAGTGCTGGCTACCTTCCGCTTTATCTGCTGATAAACACCCTTTTCATCTTTCTCATATGAATAACAAGTAACCGTGTTTTGATATCCATCAGACTTAGAACCGCTTACATGGCTTGCAGTGACTACCCAAAACGGATCAATTAGCGTTGCTGAACCTGCATTCATGTGGCACGCAAAATCAAACTTTGATTGTAATGCAAATTCTTTGTGCTGTTGAACTGAACGATCAAATCTCGTCAAACCAGCGTTTACAGAAAGTGAGGCTAAGACCGCCGTTGCAATTAATAGCTTTTTCATTAGTTCACCTCACTTAGGTTGATTGCTTCAAGCGCATGATATGGATCGTCATTTTTCCAGCTAAATTGATCGTTTTTCGCTTTATATGTAATTGTTAACTCGTCTGTTGCCGTCTCAGTTGAGAACTCAACGCTATTCTTTGTCGTTGATATATGTGATGGGTAATAATTTGTAATTGTCACACAATCATTTTTTAAACATGCGGTGAACTCTGACATAGCAAGCCAGTTATGTGTATATAGATCTAGCTTGAATTTTCCTGTCTTGCCGGGTTTTACGATGAACTCAAAACCACCTCCAGGCTTAACGCTGATTGCATGATTTGATTGGTCCAGAAAATCTCTGTAGCTACCATTGCTCCAAAAATACTCATTTCCGCTAGCAGGCTTTTGATGATGAAATTTAAACTCACCGAACGTTTTAACATCACTGATTAAATTAGAGTTCGGCTTTGAGTGAGAACGGTTTTCACCGTACCAAAAAGCCCAGTCTAGCCCGTCTAAATCAACGCTATTCACATATCTAAACTTGCTATTATCATCTAATTTATATCCGTGAAACTTTGATGTTACTAAGATAGTTTCACTTTGTTCTGTAGAAATATTGGAAAGTTCTTCTATTTCTGACGCGATTGTGCAGGTAGAAATCAAAGTAAGTGATAAAATTTTAAGCCTCATTGTCAGTTCCCTTTATAGAAAGTAACTGAATTATATGTGCACATTATGAAACTAATGTAAGCATTTTGTAAGTCTATATATTCATTGAATCAGAATCAAAAAGAGCGTCATAATACCGTGTTAGGTTTTTGACGATCTATAGATATTTTAGTGATTTTCCACTCTAACTAACTGAAATTATTAATAATTTATATTAAGTCCTCACGGGAACTAGAGTGTATCTAGCTCCACTACGTGAGATAGAGTCACTATGAATTTTTCAAGTGTTGTCATCATATGAGATTTCTGTTTCTGATCCGATACCGTAAACAGTATTAAACCAATAATCTACGGAGTAACATATTCCTCCAAGAATTAAAAGTGGTAACAATAACCACAGTTTAAGGAACACAAAAGCACAAAGAATAGCGCCACCAAAACCTACAAACTGACCGATTCCACAGAGAAATACTATTACATGATATCTAGTTTTGATCTTACCTTGATACGGACGAATTAGATCTTTTAACATATAACCCTCAAAAGAAAGACGGCCTACTGAATTCTACCCTTTTATCGCCTTTCGTTAAATTTACAACAACGATTGCACCATATATTAATTACAAGCACTCATCCATGAGCACTATATTGACCTTAATCTTATTATTTATACTCCAACCCATCAGACATAGCTAATGTAAGCACATCAAAAAAATTTTATTTTAGTCCCAGAATAGCCAACTAGACCTACTATTAGAATCTCTACCGAAATTGATTTTTCTGGCAATCCCATAAGTCCAATTTTTCTTTATTGATGTACAAGTTTCTTTTCTATCTTCTAGCTCTCCAAAACTCCAAAACGGCCAGTTGGACTTTTTCTCTGTTTCATTTTTCTTCATTATATTAATATCTCATTATGTTGTGTTGTTAATAATTATCTCATTTACTATGATATTCATAAGAAACTATAGTTTCTTATTTTACTATGTTATTTTTATAGCACGATTTGTTTTAATTTAAAGTTAATGCTATTTAATGTACTCTTTAAGTGAAAGCTTGTATTTTCTTAGCTCTTGGTTGTAATCTTCACCAGTTACGCACTCAGCAAAACGATACCTATGTTTCGCCTGTTCAATTAGAATAAGTTCATCCTTTTTTGTCAACTTACCACTCAATTTTTCAAGCCTATCTATTAGATCATATTTGTTAATGTCTTGCTGTTCTATTTTTATTAATAGTTTTTCAGTACGCTCAATTAATTGATCAACACTTTCATATTCAAATTTCTTAGACCCACAAAAAGAAACTTGACCACTTTCAACCATTAGATTTTTTTTAACCATTGCATTTAGATAGATTTGGTAAAATTCATCTTTATAAATACTACCAATAACGGCGCTACCACAAAGAGCTACAGAAAATAATAAGGCTATACTTTTCATATTTGATCTTATATTTGTTTTTATATATTTTATCATCTATACATTTAGGATAATCTATCCAATAAGTAAATAAAGGTAATTGCATGTAAGCACTTGAACTATTGATGTATATTTTAAATTGCAATGTTGTTAGTTATCTTAAGCAGATCTTGCCTTGTAATTAGATAACTTGTAATTAAGAGAAACCGTAGAAAAGATTCATAAATAGTCTTTTATATCCAGCTCTTTTCTAGCATCAAACTTAACTAACTTGGCTTTAATCCCCTGAATCCTTTCAACTTCAAGCGCAACAGGTACTAAATTTTTAACCCAATCTATACTAGTTCCCAACAAAGGGTGCTCAACATTGAAACGCCTAATGGATATCACACTTTCATTTCCATCACTGTGTTCATAGACGAAAGCAAATATTTCTTTTACCTCTCCCCTAAAATCATTGTTCATATAACTCCCTCTACTAAATTATTATACATTATAATATTACTTTCTTTCCGTTTTTATTTTTATTAATCCGTAAAACAATATCTATAGCAAATTAAAAACTAATAATTAGAGTTTTATTTATCACCTGAACTTATTTTCAGTATCATACCTCCTTTTCTTGATATTAAGTTTTTAAGTGTTGCTTCTTTACCTGAATACTTTTTAATAAGATCTGATTTTCTTACTGAGTTTTTAACAACTCTGACTTCGCGATCTATATTCTTATATACTTCTAATTTCTTACACTCATTGCATGAAAAATTTACTCTAAATGAGTTTGGAGTTTTAATAACAATGTGACCATTTATACAAACTAGTTTTACTTGTGTATTTTGGTTCTTGTATTCATATGAATCTGGAAAAGAAAAACCATAATTAACTGCGAAAGTCTCAAATTCTCTCTGCGCTCTAGCACTTCTTAATTTATGCCATTCAAGAGTATTTGAAAACGATTCAAATTCAACGTCTGTCAATTCGTAGAGTGTATTCATAGATTTTTATAATTAAGTAGATAAATGGCTGTAAAAACGATAAGTACTAAAAACTTGAGTTAAAAATGATACAAAATTTTAACTTAATTAGTGTAAGCATTAGTAAGTGCATGTAAATTCAATCTCACTTATCGTAATTTAAACTGCATTTAAAGTGTAATAACATAAATATGAAACAAATAGCTTAAAGCAGTTTTATATATGCACGTTGTTTTACAACATATTTCTTTGAATTTATTCGTTATCTTAGAAACATTGTCGTCTTAAAACCAAATACGCTACTCAATTCAGGATCAAAATGAACGTTTAGTTAAGGGGGGACTAGATGACTCGAAGCAATTAATGCCGCAAGATCACGATGTTTTTTTGGGGGGTAACGTATGAGTAGAGAAGCCTGCTATGAAGAAGTCCTAAAAACTCTTTGTACTTCTTCATAGCAGGCTTAACTCTTTAAACGTCAATCAGACTGGTTCTATAACGAGGTTTACATCTTGACTAGTCGAAGAAAACGCGACTTCAACTCCTTCGCTTGATTCCAGCGTGAATTTAGATATCGGGCTTGTCTCATAATGCCAGAGATTGAACGCGATCTATGACAAATATGATAATCCTCGCATAGGGAAACAAGGCAACAACCTCACTGAAGCCACCTTTCTGTGCAATTAACACTAAGCCCAACGAGGACGTAAAGAAGTAGAACAGCTGATACAACTTGATGCTTTTATATGCGTACTAGTCGTAATTTCTGAAATTATTGATAACTCTATACGTAATACTGCGGTTGTTTGCTTCTAATACCTCAATAGTGGCGCCTTGATAGCTTATAACGTTGCTTTCATTTAGATCGTACTCAACATCCGTTGTGAAAGGCATTCTTACCGTGTTGCCACTAAATTCACGATAGGTAAAACGTATACGATCACCTATTTTACCCGTATAAATTAAGGTTTGTTGCAAGGCACTGGAATCATAGATCGTTTTATCGTAAATACGCGCTTTCGATGTCACGTTATCAAGGTCACTGCAATCGGTAGCCTCTAACATCAAACCCATACTTGGTTCATATAGACAAGCAAGTTTTGCTTTCTCATTTACAACTAGCATAGCCTCAGAAAAAGCGCCTGAAAACGCGCTTTCTTTATCTTCTGGCTGAAAAATAGCCCTATCCATCGAATTTCCAACATATCCTGTTTGGATGTATTTGTTTGGCATTAATGTAGCCAATGAAACTGAAGCCTCGTTATATACATCGATAGCTCTTACTTCACTACTTAACCCTTGACGTAACAGATGCTCTCCCAAAGAAACAGTGACCTCTCTTTCTAAAGGAGGATAGCTAAATTTTTTAGGTACAGGCTGTTGATACGTGGGAGAACCAGCACAACCAGTCAGTAATGCTGCAATAGAAATAATACAAAAAGGCTTAATCATAAATATCTCAAATATGTATATATTAGAGACACTTATTATAAATATTGCCTTTGTTTACGTAAGGGGTATTAACCAAATCTTACACATAACGTCCACCCCTAAAACATGAGAATTTGAACTTCGTAGCAGCATAATGCACGAGCAGACAAACCCACCAAGTTAGAAAACTCTGTAATATTCATTGGACTTCTTCCTAGCAGGTTTAGCTCTTTGAACGTAAATCACACAGGTTAAACCTAAATCACACGGGTTCGATGACGAGATTTACATCTGGACTAGTCGAAGAAAATACCACATCAGTTCGTTCGCTTGATTCCAGCGTGAATTCAGCACCAGACTCAACATGAAAGCTCAGTTTAGCTTGGTTGAATTGAACCGTGATTTCGCCTGATTCAGAACTTACATTCTTAAATGTCTTTTTCATTTCAAACTCCTTGTGAATAACGGATAGATTATTGACGACTGATTAACAGATTTGCTCCCGACAGTGCCAAAAAAGAAGCACATGCCTTGTTAAATCGTTTGGCCATTTGCGGTTTAGTGAACCACTGTCTCAGATAGATACCGAATATGGCGTAAAGTGATATTGCGCCTAATTCCAAGACTAGGAATATAAGCCCAAGAATCAAAAACTGCTCGTTTACATTGGCCGACACATCGACAAACTGAGGAAGAAATGCAGTAAAGATAAGAATCGCTTTAGGGTTACCTGCTGCCAGTAAAAACTCTTGTTTGGCTAAACCTAAACGGCTTTGAACAGTATCGATTTCTAATATAGGGCTTGCTTCAGAACGCCAGAGATTAAACGCTATCCACAACAAGTATGCAGCGCCTGCAACTTTAATGGTGAGAAACAGCGTTTGAGATGCATACAGAACGACTGCTAATCCGGATGCAGCAAGTGCAATCATGACCGCAAACGCCGCAATTCGACCAAGACCAGCAATAAAGGCAGACTTAAAGCCATAACAACGCGCATTATTCATCGACAACAAATTATTCGGGCCAGGCGTCATATTCAGAGCAAAGCACGCGGGAATAAAAAGCAGTAACTTCCAGATTTCCATCAGGTTTCCTTCATCAAAATATGAACACGCAATAGGTGAGTTTTGGTTAGGCTATTTGGTTCTGTCTTCAATTTCATTGAACGCTTCCACTGAAACACGTTCAGCGATATCACGCATCTTTTGCATTTTTTCTGGGTTTCGGTTTCCCCAAAACAGCTCCCAACCTGTTCGGCTTCTCCACTTTGCAATGGTTAATACCTTTTCTGGCGTGTCGGATGATTGAAGCATGAAGCTACCGAGCGCACCTTCTGTCGATTCGTGAATTGACTCAGTCGCAGAGCGCCACACACTTTGAAACTCTTCCATTTTATCAAGTGGAACTCGCCACTCGTAGATAACTCTAAACATAAACGATCCTTTTATGTTTACCTTTCACACAAATCGCACGATTTAATCAGATTGACCATTTCATGCGACCAGCTATAAGCTTACTGTAATTCCAGATTTGGAGATTGATCATGCATACATTAACAGCAAATGATGCCAAACGTAATTTTGGTGAGCTACTCCTAAGCGCCCAACGTGAGCCTGTGAAGATTAGCAAGAACAGTAAAGATGCCGTAGTTGTAATGTCTACCAAGGACTATGAAGAACTAGAAGCAATGAAAGCCGATTATCTTAGACATTGCTTCGAGTCCGCAAAACAAGACTTAGCACAAGGTGAAGTGGTTGATGGTGAAGACTTTTTAAACGCCTTATAACCCGATATGCAAAAGAACAAATACAAACTGAGTAAATTAGCTCAGACTCATTTACGGAAAATTAAAAGCTACACAGTTAACAATTTCTCTGAGATGCAGTGGCGAAGCTATAAAGATACGTTACTGACTGGTTTTCAGATGCTTGCTGATAATCCAGCGGTTGGTCGCCGTTGTGATGAAATATACCTAAGCGGTATATTTCCCTGTAGGCAAACATACCGCTTACTTTACAAAAGAAGATGGCTTCATTTTAGTTGTAGCCACACTCGGTCGTTCACAGCTTCCTGAGAACCACATATAATCAAGCTTTCACCCTGGATTTAGGGTGATGATCTTGATTGGTAAACTAACGAGCCTGTAGGGTTTCTCCCTTACCCGTTCTCAATTCTGATCCTACCGACATTTCATCATGCTCAAGATTATCTTTTACGCCTATTCTCTTGGTATGTTATCAAGTCGACGTATTGAAAGAGCCTGCATCAACAATATCACCTTCATGTGTCTGTCTGGCGATGTAAGACCACACTTCACCACCATTGCTGCCTTCATCGCAAAAATGAAAGACACCATTAAACCACACCTAACGCATTGTTCTATAATGACTAAATTTGAAGTAGAAGCAAAAATGTCAAGCGTTGTGAATCCCTCTTAAATGCTTGTTAGTTGCCCATCTCAAAGCCTAGTGCTAACATTTGTACACACACCAACAAAGGAATATATCATGGACACTAGAATTCAATTTCGTGTTGATGAAGAAACAAAACGCCTAGCTCAACAAATGGCTGAGAGCCAAGGCCGAACTCTAAGTGATGCTTGTCGTGAACTTACTGAGCAACTCGCTGAACAACAAAGAAAAACATTATCTCACGATGCATGGCTAACTGAACAAGTAAACCTAGCATTTGAGAAGTTTGACTCTGGAAAATCCGTTTTCGTTGAGCACCAAACGGCTAAGTCTCGAATGGAAGAGCGCAAAGCCAGAATCCGTAATCGAGGTAAGCAATGATTTTATGGGAAGAAGAGTCACTTAATGATCGTGAAAAGATCTTTGAGTTTCTCTATGACTTCAACCCTGATGCTGCAGAAAAAACAGACAACCTCATTGAAGCAAAAGTAGAAAACTTGCTTGAACAATCTTTAATGGGTGTACAACGAGATAGCATCCGCGGACGATTGCTCATCATTCCTGAGATTTCGATGATTGTCTCTTACTGGATTGAGGGCGATATCATCCGAGTTATGCGTGTACTACACCAGAAACAAAAATTCCCTGCGGATTGATTGCTTCCTCAGGGGAACTAACGAATGACATGGATTCCCCCTACCGAGGATCTGCCACACTTATGTGGTACTTAAATGCATCAGAGGCACCATGTCTGATTATTCTTATTTTTGCGGTATCGACCTAGCTAAAAACCACTTTAGCCTTCATGCCGTAGACCAAAATGGTAAAGTCATACTTCATAAGTCAGTAACACGCTCTAAACTATTGACTACAATAGCAAATATGCCACTCATGCGTATAGGCGTTGAAGCGTGTGGTGGTGCACATTATTGGGCTAGAACACTCAATAAACTGGGTCATGACGTCCGCATTATGGCTGTTAAATACGTAACTCCTTATCGAACTAAGGGAAAGAACGACCTTAATGACGCTGTTGCTATTTGCGAAGCTGTTCAGCGAT
Encoded proteins:
- a CDS encoding trypsin-like serine peptidase; its protein translation is MKKLLIATAVLASLSVNAGLTRFDRSVQQHKEFALQSKFDFACHMNAGSATLIDPFWVVTASHVSGSKSDGYQNTVTCYSYEKDEKGVYQQIKRKVASTDPAGQFGEYNFPYKNDRGFGDFALVRLDTPITDIKPAKLPKEGMFDYSKVYEVNQIGYGNYNHRNGGTKQVMHSEYEDRWLAEYSYDFNTLEKTNLNWLSIHGDSGSGITIERDGELYLIGEIGLQYGTSEIGGWTDTFDDVIARLPFIHKTMKEHGFSYVEPIDFDVVKWTPETQNDIDNLHAFYSYWRAGNVDFNETKWLSDGSIQSVFYAVEGDSYTIETVIERGQKPFDVFIDGRQVAHNIDATDQDLKLTLNQFKAKGDLVKVEFRLIEPSENLTIDHFLVKTVEQ
- a CDS encoding LysE family translocator, with protein sequence MEIWKLLLFIPACFALNMTPGPNNLLSMNNARCYGFKSAFIAGLGRIAAFAVMIALAASGLAVVLYASQTLFLTIKVAGAAYLLWIAFNLWRSEASPILEIDTVQSRLGLAKQEFLLAAGNPKAILIFTAFLPQFVDVSANVNEQFLILGLIFLVLELGAISLYAIFGIYLRQWFTKPQMAKRFNKACASFLALSGANLLISRQ
- a CDS encoding antibiotic biosynthesis monooxygenase family protein, whose protein sequence is MFRVIYEWRVPLDKMEEFQSVWRSATESIHESTEGALGSFMLQSSDTPEKVLTIAKWRSRTGWELFWGNRNPEKMQKMRDIAERVSVEAFNEIEDRTK
- a CDS encoding type II toxin-antitoxin system Phd/YefM family antitoxin; its protein translation is MHTLTANDAKRNFGELLLSAQREPVKISKNSKDAVVVMSTKDYEELEAMKADYLRHCFESAKQDLAQGEVVDGEDFLNAL
- a CDS encoding type II toxin-antitoxin system RelB/DinJ family antitoxin, with protein sequence MDTRIQFRVDEETKRLAQQMAESQGRTLSDACRELTEQLAEQQRKTLSHDAWLTEQVNLAFEKFDSGKSVFVEHQTAKSRMEERKARIRNRGKQ
- a CDS encoding type II toxin-antitoxin system RelE/ParE family toxin — its product is MILWEEESLNDREKIFEFLYDFNPDAAEKTDNLIEAKVENLLEQSLMGVQRDSIRGRLLIIPEISMIVSYWIEGDIIRVMRVLHQKQKFPAD